A genomic window from Candidatus Methylomirabilota bacterium includes:
- a CDS encoding polyprenyl synthetase family protein has product MLRELVFAPVAKELEEVERRIQTRVLSRADLISEVTTYVLGSGGKRVRPALLLLSARMCGYNAGERDVDLAVVAEYMHVATLIHDDIIDNAQKRRGQPSANARWGPHVSVLVGDFLYSHSIQRLVSDGDFRILKAFADATVAMTEGEILELKWHRNPDILYQDYLTIITCKTAALFSAACRTGALVAGVDETRVEALTEFGLNLGIGFQLVDDALDLVASEEILGKPVGNDLLEGKVTYPLIHVFHHDRGAERDEVCRLIGNGPLREAEVETIHRYVTERGGVKAAVEEARKYLRKARDHLVPFPDNAALRSLEMLVDFIVEREW; this is encoded by the coding sequence ATTCAAACGAGGGTGTTGAGCCGCGCCGATCTCATCTCCGAAGTGACGACCTATGTTCTCGGCAGCGGCGGCAAGCGGGTTCGCCCCGCCCTGCTCCTCCTCTCTGCCCGGATGTGCGGCTACAATGCGGGGGAGCGCGATGTGGATCTGGCGGTGGTGGCGGAGTATATGCACGTCGCCACCCTGATCCATGATGACATTATTGATAACGCCCAAAAGCGCAGAGGGCAGCCGTCAGCCAACGCGCGATGGGGACCACACGTCTCAGTCCTGGTCGGCGACTTTCTCTACTCGCACTCGATCCAACGGCTGGTCAGTGACGGGGACTTTCGCATCCTCAAGGCCTTCGCCGATGCCACCGTGGCCATGACCGAGGGAGAGATCCTGGAGCTGAAGTGGCACCGGAATCCCGATATCCTGTACCAGGACTACCTCACCATCATCACCTGTAAGACCGCGGCCCTCTTCTCCGCCGCGTGCCGGACCGGGGCATTGGTCGCCGGGGTGGACGAGACCCGGGTGGAGGCGTTGACGGAGTTCGGTCTGAACCTGGGGATCGGGTTCCAGCTGGTGGACGATGCACTGGACTTGGTGGCGAGCGAGGAGATCCTGGGAAAGCCCGTGGGGAACGATCTCCTGGAGGGGAAGGTGACCTATCCCCTGATTCATGTTTTCCATCACGACCGGGGCGCCGAGCGGGATGAGGTCTGCCGTCTCATCGGCAATGGACCGTTGCGGGAGGCCGAGGTGGAGACGATCCATCGATATGTGACGGAGCGAGGGGGGGTGAAGGCGGCGGTGGAAGAGGCCCGGAAGTACCTGAGGAAAGCCCGAGATCACCTGGTCCCGTTTCCCGACAACGCCGCCCTGCGCTCTCTGGAAATGTTGGTGGATTTCATCGTCGAGCGAGAGTGGTGA